Proteins from a single region of Pongo pygmaeus isolate AG05252 chromosome 3, NHGRI_mPonPyg2-v2.0_pri, whole genome shotgun sequence:
- the CEP44 gene encoding centrosomal protein of 44 kDa isoform X1 gives MATGDLKRSLRNLEQVLRLLNYPEEVDCVGLIKGDPAASLPIISYSFTSYSPYVTELIMESNVELIAKNDLRFIDAVYKLLRDQFNYKPILTKKQFIQCGFAEWKIQIVCDILNCVMKKHKELSSLQKIPSQQRKKISSGKSEPPLSTEKISAEAVGVDISGRFMASGKKKAVVIRHLYNEDNVDISEDTLSPITGVNEAVDVSDLNATEIKMPEVKVPEIKAEQQDVNVNPEITALQTMLAECQEKLKKLTLIEKRLDCLEQKMKGKVMVDENTWNNLLSRVTLLETEMLLSKKNDEFIEFNEVSEDYASCSDMDLLNPHRKSKVERPASIPLSSGYSTASSDSTPRASTVNYCGLNEISEETTIQKMERMKKMFEETAELLKCPNHYL, from the exons ATGGCAACAGGTGACTTAAAAAGAAGCTTACGGAACCTAGAACAGGTGCTCCGCTTGCTAAATTATCCTGAAGAGGTGGACTGTGTAGG TTTGATAAAGGGAGACCCAGCAGCATCTTTGCCCATCATCAGCTATTCTTTTACCTCATACTCACCTTATGTTACAGAACTTATAATGGAATCCAATGTAGAGCTCATAGCGAAAAATGACTTGCGCTTTATAGATGCTGTCTATAAG CTTCTTCGTGATCAATTTAATTATAAACCAATTTTGACAAAAAAGCAGTTTATCCAATGTGGGTTTGCAGAATGGAAAATCCAAATTGTTTGTGATATTTTGAATTGTGTGATGAAAAAGCACAAGGAATTAAGCAGTCTTCAGAAG attccatcacaacaaagaaagaaaatcagttctGGTAAGTCAGAACCTCCTTTGAGCACTGAGAAAATATCTGCAGAGGCTGTTGGCGTTGATATCAGTGGCAGGTTTATGGCTTCAGGAAAG AAGAAAGCTGTGGTGATTCGTCACTTGTATAATGAAGATAATGTTGACATTTCTGAGGATACATTAAGTCCAATAACAGGTGTTAATGAAGCAGTTGATGTGTCTGACTTAAATGCTACTGAAATAAAGATGCCTGAAGTAAAGGTTCCTGAAATCAAGGCTGAGCAACAG GATGTAAATGTTAATCCTGAGATTACTGCACTACAGACTATGCTTGCTGAATGCCAAGAAAAGCTtaagaaactgactttgatagagaaAAGGTTAGACTGTTTGgaacaaaaaatgaaaggaaaagtgaTGGTAGATGAAAACACCTGGAATAATCTTCTTAGTCGTGTCACTCTACTTGAAACAGAAATGCTTTTGTCTAAAAAG AATGATGAATTTATAGAGTTTAATGAAGTTAGTGAAGACTACGCTTCTTGTAGCGACATGGACCTTCTGAATCCTC ACAGAAAAAGCAAAGTAGAGAGGCCAGCAAGTATTCCTCTGTCCTCTGGCTATAGTACAGCATCATCAGATTCAACTCCCAGAGCCTCTACCGTTAATTACTGTGGTTTGAATGAGATTTCGGAG
- the CEP44 gene encoding centrosomal protein of 44 kDa isoform X2 — protein MATGDLKRSLRNLEQVLRLLNYPEEVDCVGLIKGDPAASLPIISYSFTSYSPYVTELIMESNVELIAKNDLRFIDAVYKLLRDQFNYKPILTKKQFIQCGFAEWKIQIVCDILNCVMKKHKELSSLQKIPSQQRKKISSGKSEPPLSTEKISAEAVGVDISGRFMASGKKKAVVIRHLYNEDNVDISEDTLSPITGVNEAVDVSDLNATEIKMPEVKVPEIKAEQQDVNVNPEITALQTMLAECQEKLKKLTLIEKRLDCLEQKMKGKVMVDENTWNNLLSRVTLLETEMLLSKKNDEFIEFNEVSEDYASCSDMDLLNPHRKSKVERPASIPLSSGYSTASSDSTPRASTVNYCGLNEISEV, from the exons ATGGCAACAGGTGACTTAAAAAGAAGCTTACGGAACCTAGAACAGGTGCTCCGCTTGCTAAATTATCCTGAAGAGGTGGACTGTGTAGG TTTGATAAAGGGAGACCCAGCAGCATCTTTGCCCATCATCAGCTATTCTTTTACCTCATACTCACCTTATGTTACAGAACTTATAATGGAATCCAATGTAGAGCTCATAGCGAAAAATGACTTGCGCTTTATAGATGCTGTCTATAAG CTTCTTCGTGATCAATTTAATTATAAACCAATTTTGACAAAAAAGCAGTTTATCCAATGTGGGTTTGCAGAATGGAAAATCCAAATTGTTTGTGATATTTTGAATTGTGTGATGAAAAAGCACAAGGAATTAAGCAGTCTTCAGAAG attccatcacaacaaagaaagaaaatcagttctGGTAAGTCAGAACCTCCTTTGAGCACTGAGAAAATATCTGCAGAGGCTGTTGGCGTTGATATCAGTGGCAGGTTTATGGCTTCAGGAAAG AAGAAAGCTGTGGTGATTCGTCACTTGTATAATGAAGATAATGTTGACATTTCTGAGGATACATTAAGTCCAATAACAGGTGTTAATGAAGCAGTTGATGTGTCTGACTTAAATGCTACTGAAATAAAGATGCCTGAAGTAAAGGTTCCTGAAATCAAGGCTGAGCAACAG GATGTAAATGTTAATCCTGAGATTACTGCACTACAGACTATGCTTGCTGAATGCCAAGAAAAGCTtaagaaactgactttgatagagaaAAGGTTAGACTGTTTGgaacaaaaaatgaaaggaaaagtgaTGGTAGATGAAAACACCTGGAATAATCTTCTTAGTCGTGTCACTCTACTTGAAACAGAAATGCTTTTGTCTAAAAAG AATGATGAATTTATAGAGTTTAATGAAGTTAGTGAAGACTACGCTTCTTGTAGCGACATGGACCTTCTGAATCCTC ACAGAAAAAGCAAAGTAGAGAGGCCAGCAAGTATTCCTCTGTCCTCTGGCTATAGTACAGCATCATCAGATTCAACTCCCAGAGCCTCTACCGTTAATTACTGTGGTTTGAATGAGATTTCGGAG